The Saccharothrix violaceirubra genome segment GCCTGGCCGGCCTCCGTCCACCGCAGCTCGGCGGTGCCCAGTTCCACGGCGTAGCCGGAGGTGTGCACGGTCAGCGCGGGCGCGGCGACGGCACCGGTCGCGTCGCGGCGGGCCTGCTCGGCCCACAGCCCGAGCGCGCCCGCCGACGCCGACCCCGTCCCCAGGAGCAGGAGCAGGACGCCGATCACCGCCGGGACCACCCGGCTCGGCGGGCCGCTCGACGATGCGGGTGGCGGCGGTGCGTCGAGCGCGGCGGCGCCGGGCTCGTCGCCTCCGGGGTCGAACCGGAAGGGCGGGTAGGCGTCGGTCATCAGGCCGACGTACGCGGCGACGCGCAGCGCCCAGCGGTCCATGCCGAGCACGAAGTCGAACACGCCGCGGGGGTAGCGGCCGGTGAACAGCAGCACCACGCCGGCGATGAGCACGAGCAGGCCCACCAAGCCGCCGGCCGGGCTGAACGCCCACTCCCCCGCCCGGAAGGCCAGGTAGCCGCCACCGCCCAGGAAGATCGTGACGACGACCAGGTGCGGGATGGCCAGCAACCATTTCACCAGCACCAGACCGCGGGAGAGCCGCTCGGGGTAGGCGACGTCGAGGGTCGCCGGGTAGTCGGGCTCCTCGCCCAGGCTGAACGGCGGGTACCGGTCGGTCGCCAACGCGCCGAACGAGTAGTACGCGACCCGCCAGGTCCAGCGCAGCACGCCGAGGGCGAAGTCGAACAGCGGACGCGGGTAGCGGCCGGTGACCAGGATCGAGACGAACGCGCACAGCCCCACCACGCCGAACGCCGTCCACAGGACGGCGAGCACGACGTAATGCGGAATCGCCGGCAGCC includes the following:
- a CDS encoding DUF4389 domain-containing protein, encoding MTTYPVRVHGRFDPALNRWLWLVKWLPAIPHYVVLAVLWTAFGVVGLCAFVSILVTGRYPRPLFDFALGVLRWTWRVAYYSFGALATDRYPPFSLGEEPDYPATLDVAYPERLSRGLVLVKWLLAIPHLVVVTIFLGGGGYLAFRAGEWAFSPAGGLVGLLVLIAGVVLLFTGRYPRGVFDFVLGMDRWALRVAAYVGLMTDAYPPFRFDPGGDEPGAAALDAPPPPASSSGPPSRVVPAVIGVLLLLLGTGSASAGALGLWAEQARRDATGAVAAPALTVHTSGYAVELGTAELRWTEAGQAVGEDWLGTVGLRVDPGTFVGIGPAADVTRYLAGVERDRVTGFGDRTAYRHSTGVAPTTPPHAQPFWAATGVGSLTWTPRPGDWTAVVMNADGSRVVDTPVVATATLPALAPLSWTAFGGGVLLLLLGGGLVLFAATRPTRPAAPVRTTIGDEDHA